A genomic region of Aspergillus oryzae RIB40 DNA, chromosome 1 contains the following coding sequences:
- a CDS encoding uncharacterized protein (alpha-glucosidases, family 31 of glycosyl hydrolases) yields MVSIWPTVETTSVNYKEMLERGLLIRHDRGLRIAMQCDGDITHFDATNPEAQKFIWQTAKKNYYDKGIKVFWLDEAEPEYSIYDFDIYRYHAGPNMQIGNIFPKEYARAFYEGMEAEGQKNIVNLLRCAWAGSQKYGALVWSGDIASSWSSFRNQLAAGLNMGLAGIPWWTTDIGGFHGGNPDDPAFRELFTRWFQWGTFCPVMRLHGDREPKPEGQPTASGSDNEVWSYGEEIYEICKKYINIREELRDYTRSLMKEAHEKGSPVIRTLFYEFPEDKAAWDIETEYMFGSKYLVVPVLEAGQRKITAYLPSGASWKSWGEDEVYEGGKTVEVACPIETMPVFVKA; encoded by the coding sequence ATGGTCTCCATCTGGCCTACCGTCGAGACCACATCCGTAAACTACAAAGAGATGCTCGAGCGAGGCCTCCTAATCCGCCACGATCGCGGCCTACGAATCGCCATGCAATGCGACGGCGACATCACGCATTTCGACGCCACAAACCCCGAAGCCCAGAAATTCATCTGGCAAACCGCAAAGAAGAACTACTACGACAAAGGCATCAAGGTCTTCTGGCTAGACGAAGCGGAGCCCGAATACAGCATCTACGATTTCGACATATATCGCTACCACGCCGGCCCCAACATGCAGATCGGCAACATCTTCCCCAAAGAGTACGCACGGGCGTTCTACGAAGGCATGGAGGCCGAGGGCCAAAAGAACATCGTGAACCTGCTCCGTTGTGCCTGGGCCGGCAGCCAGAAATATGGTGCTCTGGTCTGGAGCGGCGACATTGCGTCCTCCTGGAGCTCGTTCCGCAATCAACTGGCTGCTGGGCTGAATATGGGATTAGCTGGGATCCCTTGGTGGACGACGGATATCGGCGGTTTCCACGGCGGTAACCCGGATGACCCTGCTTTCAGGGAGCTTTTCACTCGGTGGTTCCAATGGGGGACGTTCTGTCCGGTGATGCGTCTGCATGGGGACCGCGAACCGAAGCCGGAAGGACAGCCTACTGCGTCGGGATCTGACAATGAGGTTTGGTCCTATGGAGAGGAGATCTACGAGATCTGCAAGAAGTACATTAACATTCGTGAAGAGCTCAGAGACTATACTAGGAGCTTGATGAAAGAAGCCCATGAGAAGGGCTCCCCGGTGATCCGGACGTTGTTCTATGAGTTCCCGGAGGACAAGGCCGCATGGGATATCGAGACAGAGTACATGTTTGGCTCTAAGTATCTTGTAGTCCCGGTGCTTGAGGCAGGACAACGGAAGATCACTGCTTATTTGCCATCAGGGGCTTCATGGAAATCATGGGGTGAAGACGAGGTCTACGAGGGAGGCAAGACGGTCGAGGTTGCTTGCCCGATTGAGACAATGCCTGTTTTCGTCAAGGCGTAG